Part of the Roseomonas sp. OT10 genome, GTGCGGCGCCGCTTCGAGGAGCGCTGGTCCGCCCGCCGCATGGCGCAGGGCTACCTGGACCTCTACGAGCGGCTGGTGGCCGGGGCGGGCTGAGCCCGGCCGGAGGGTTCAGGCCGGGGCCATGAAGCCGGTGCGCAGCGCCCGCGCCCAGGCGGGGCGGCCAAGCCGCTCCGCCTGCCGCGCCGCCTCCTCGTGGTCATAGGGAACCGCCAGCAGCGCCGCCGCCCCGTCCGGCTCGACCAGCGCATAGCGGGCCAGCGGCGAGCCGGCTTCGGAGACATGGGCCGGCGGGTCTGGGTCGTCATAGGCGGGGCAGCCGACGCTGCCGGGATTCAGGATCAGCGGCCCCGTCGGCAGCCGCAGCAGCCGCGCCCGGTGGCTGTGCGCGCACAGCACCAGGCGCACCGCTGGGTCCAGCGGCCCGAGCCGAAGGCGGATCGCCTCCGGCGCGGCGCGGACCAGCCGGCCCTCGCGCACCTCCTCCAGCAGGTAGGCGTTGTCGTCCTCCGGCGAGGCATGGAAGGCCAGCACGCCGGGCGCCGCCAGGTGGCGCAGCGGCAGCGCGCCCAGGGCGGCCCGCTGCGCGGGCAGGAGGGCGTCGTGCGCGATGCGGTCGGACGGGCCCATCGCCTCCGGCGCCTGCGTCGCCACCCAGCGGTCGTGGTTGCCACGCAGCGTCACGGCGCCGAGCCCCTCCAGGCGCTCCAGCGTCTCGCGCGGCCAGAGCGGGCCGGAGACGATGTCTCCCAGATTCACCAGCCGGTCGGCGCCGCCGCGCCGCTCCAGGTCACGCAGCACCGCCTCGAGCGCGAGGAGGTTGCCGTGGATATCCGCGATGACCGCGATTCGCCCGTCCATCGCGCCATGCTACCCGCGCGGCCACAGCGCTCCCAGCCCGGATGGAGACAGTGCGTTGCAGGACAAGCCGCGCCGCCTCGGGTAAAGGAGCGGACCATGCGCCGTGCCGCCCTCGCCCTCTGCCTTGCCGCCGCTCCCCTGGCCGCCATCCCGATGGCGACCCCCCATGCCGCCGCGCAGCCCTGGGCCAGCGAGTCCCAGCGCGCCGCCGGCCGCACCGCCCTCGCCGCCGCCAATGCCGGGCGGGTGACGGAGGCGCAGGGGATCGCCGCCGCCGCCGATCCCATGGCGGCCAAGCTCGTCACCTGGATCCGGCTGCAGACGCGCGGCCAGGCCACCGGGGCGGAGCTGGCCGCCTGGCTCGCCGAGAATCCGGACTGGCCGCTGCCCCTCACCCTCGGCCAGCGCGCCGAGGAGGCGCTGGCGGTGGAGCCGGACGATGCGCTGGTGCTGCGGCACTTCGCCCGCATCCCGCCGCGCAGCCTGGACGGGGCGCAGCGCTACGCCGATGCGCTCAGCCGCGCGGGCAAGGGGGCAGAGGCCGCCGCGGTCCTCCGCGGCGCCTGGGTGGAGGCGCCGGGCGATGCCGTCGCCGAATCCGGCTTCCTCTCGCGCAACGCCGCGGCACTGACCGCCGAGGACCACTGGAGGCGCTTCGACCGGCTGGCCTTCGCGCGGGAGATGCCGGCCGCCGCGCGCGTGCTGCCGTACCTCGACGCCGGCCGGCAGGCCGCCGCACAGGCGCGGCTTGCCCTGGCGTCCGACCGGTCGGACGCCGAGGCCCTGCTGCCGCCGCCGGAGAGCCGCGACCTCGGCCTGATGGCCGAGCACGCCCGCTTCCTCCGCCGCCAGGAGCGGGACGGCGAGGCCGCCGCCGTCTGGCTCGCCGCCGAGCCGAGGCAGGACGGCCTCTCCCCCGAGGCGGCCAAGGCCGTCTGGACGGAGCGGCACGTGCTGGCACGCAAGCTCATCCGGCTGGGCCAGGACCGCGCCGCCTATCGCATCGCCTCCCGCCACGGCCAGCCCGGGCCCAGCGAGGCGCGGCAGGAGGCGGAGTTCCTCGCCGGGTGGATCGCCCTGCGCCGGCTGAACGAGCCGGACACGGCGCGGGAGCACTTCTCCCGCGTGGCGGACGGCAGCACCAGCGTCATCACCCGCGCCCGCGCCGGCTACTGGGAGGGGCGCGCCCTGCTGGCCTCCGGCAATGCCAATGCCGCGCGCGGCCGCTGGGAGGCGGCGGCCGCGCTGCCCACCGCCTATTACGGCCAGCTCGCCTCCGTCGCCCTGGGCGAGGATGCGGCGAAGCAGGCGCAGCGCATCCGCGCCGCCACCAGCGCGGCCCCGCCCGCCGACCAGACGGCGCTCTTCGTGGAGCGGGAGCTGACCCGCGCGGTGCTGACCCTGGCCGACCTGGGCGACACGCGCCGGGCCCGGGTCTTCCTGCTGCGGATGGAGGACCTCTCGCCCGACGCCGCCACCCGGCTGCTGATCGCGCGGCTGGCGAACAGCATCGGGCGGCCCGACCACGCCGTCTGGGTCGCGCGCCGCGCCGGGGCCGATGGGGTGACGCTGCTGCCGGAGGGCTGGCCCTCCCCGTACCCGCTGCCGCCGGATGGGCCGGAGCCGGCGCTCGTGCTGGCCATCTCCCGCCAGGAGAGCAACTTCGACCCTGCCGCCGTGTCGTCCTCCAACGCCCGCGGGCTGATGCAGCTGCTGCCCACCACGGCCGCCGAGGTCGCGCGCAAGGCGGGCATCCCGCACCAGTACGCCTGGCTGACCGCCAACCCCGCGCACAACATGCGCCTCGGCTCGCGCTACCTCGGCGACCAGCTCGACCGCTTCGGCGGCAACCCCGCCCTGGCGGCGGCCGCCTACAACGCCGGGCCGCGCCGGGTCGACGAGTGGCTGGGGACCTATGGCGACCCCGCCTCGGGCAATCCGGACCTGATCGACTGGATCGAGCTGATCCCCTTCAACGAGACGCGCAACTACGTGCAGCGCGTGGTGGAGAACGTCGTGGTGTACCGCGCCCTGAACCCCGCCGGCGCGGCGGGGGCGGGCAACACCCATCCCCTCGCGCGCTGGCTGGCGCCGTGAAGCTGGCGGCGCGCAAGCGGCGGATCTCCGCCCGGGACGGGCTGACGCTCGGGGCGATGGAATGGGCCGGCGACCCCGGCCGCACGCCGATCCTCTGCCTGCCCGGCATCTCGCGCACCGCGCGGGACTACAAGGGCCTGGCCAAGCGCCACGCGGGCAAGCGCCGGGTGGTGGCGCTGGACTATGTCGGCCACGGCCGCAGCGACCGGGCGGAGGAGCTGTCGCGCTACAGCCCGGAGCATGCGATCCGCGACATCCTGGATGCCTGCGCCGCGCTGGGGGTGGACCGGGCGGCGGTGGTCGGCACCTCCTTCGGCGGGCTGATGGCGATGTTCCTGGCCGTGGTGCGGCCGGCGCTGCTGCGCGGGGTGGTGCTGAACGACATCGGGCCGCGGCTGGAGACGGGCGGGCTCGGCCGGGTGGAGGACTTCATCGGCTCCAATCCCGGCTTTGCCAGCGAGGAGGAGGCGGTCGCCTGGCTGAAGGCCCGGATGCCCGGAACCCCGATCCCGGACGAGCGGAGCTGGATCCGCTTCGCGCGGCGCACCTTCAAGCGGGGCGAGGACGGGCGCTGGTGGGCGCACTGGGACACGCGCATCGTCGAGGCCATGCGCCAGAATGGGAACGGGAGCGGCAACGGCCAGGGCGGGGCGGGCGGCGGGCAGGATTTCGGCCCCGTCTTCGAGGCCCTGGCGGATTTCCCGGTGATGCTGGTCTGGGGGGAGAGGAGCGAGCTGCTCGGCGCCCGCACCGTGCACCGGATGCGGGCGGCCAAGCCGGACCTCGACCTGGTCGTCCTGGGCTATGCCGGCCATGCGCCGACGCTGGAGGAGCCGGAGGTCGTGCCGCGCCTCGACGCCTTCCTGGACCGGATCGCGTGAGCGTCCCGCCGGCCGCGCCGGCCGGCGCGCCGCCGCGCAGCCGCTTCCATGCCGGCCCGGCGCAGCTGGTCGCCAGCCTGGGCGGGATCGGGTTGCTGCGGCCCGGGCCGGGAAGCTGGGGCTCGGCCGCCGTGCTGCCAGTTGCCTGGGCGGGACCGGATGCCTGCCTGGCCCTGGCCGCGCTGCTGACCGTGGCCGGCATGTGGTCGATCTGGCGCCTGCCGGAGGCGGTGGAGGACCCTCCCTGGATCGTCATCGATGAGGGGGCGGGACAGTCGCTGGCCCTGGCCGCCCTGCCGGCGGGCTTCGGCTGGGGCTGGCTGCTGGCCGCCTTCCTGGCCTTCCGGGTGCTGGACGTGGCCAAGCCCTGGCCGGTCTCCTGGGCCGACCGCAAGGCGGGGCCCGGCTGGGTGATGGCGGACGACCTGATCGGCGGGGCGATGGCCGCCCTGCTGCTGGTGCTGGCACGGAGTGTCTGGTGATGCTGCCCGAGGAGACGTTGGAACAGGCCGCTGTGCTGCTGGGCGCGTTGCAGGCGCGGGGCCTGACCGTGGCGACCGCGGAATCCTGTACCGGCGGGCTGGTGGCGGCGGCGCTGACCGCGATCCCCGGCTCCTCGGCCAGCGTGCTGGCGGGCTTCGTCACCTATTCCAACGACGCCAAGGAGGCGATGCTCGGCGTGCCGCGCGCCACGCTGGACAGCGTGGGC contains:
- a CDS encoding metallophosphoesterase family protein; the encoded protein is MDGRIAVIADIHGNLLALEAVLRDLERRGGADRLVNLGDIVSGPLWPRETLERLEGLGAVTLRGNHDRWVATQAPEAMGPSDRIAHDALLPAQRAALGALPLRHLAAPGVLAFHASPEDDNAYLLEEVREGRLVRAAPEAIRLRLGPLDPAVRLVLCAHSHRARLLRLPTGPLILNPGSVGCPAYDDPDPPAHVSEAGSPLARYALVEPDGAAALLAVPYDHEEAARQAERLGRPAWARALRTGFMAPA
- a CDS encoding lytic transglycosylase domain-containing protein, with amino-acid sequence MRRAALALCLAAAPLAAIPMATPHAAAQPWASESQRAAGRTALAAANAGRVTEAQGIAAAADPMAAKLVTWIRLQTRGQATGAELAAWLAENPDWPLPLTLGQRAEEALAVEPDDALVLRHFARIPPRSLDGAQRYADALSRAGKGAEAAAVLRGAWVEAPGDAVAESGFLSRNAAALTAEDHWRRFDRLAFAREMPAAARVLPYLDAGRQAAAQARLALASDRSDAEALLPPPESRDLGLMAEHARFLRRQERDGEAAAVWLAAEPRQDGLSPEAAKAVWTERHVLARKLIRLGQDRAAYRIASRHGQPGPSEARQEAEFLAGWIALRRLNEPDTAREHFSRVADGSTSVITRARAGYWEGRALLASGNANAARGRWEAAAALPTAYYGQLASVALGEDAAKQAQRIRAATSAAPPADQTALFVERELTRAVLTLADLGDTRRARVFLLRMEDLSPDAATRLLIARLANSIGRPDHAVWVARRAGADGVTLLPEGWPSPYPLPPDGPEPALVLAISRQESNFDPAAVSSSNARGLMQLLPTTAAEVARKAGIPHQYAWLTANPAHNMRLGSRYLGDQLDRFGGNPALAAAAYNAGPRRVDEWLGTYGDPASGNPDLIDWIELIPFNETRNYVQRVVENVVVYRALNPAGAAGAGNTHPLARWLAP
- a CDS encoding alpha/beta fold hydrolase, whose protein sequence is MKLAARKRRISARDGLTLGAMEWAGDPGRTPILCLPGISRTARDYKGLAKRHAGKRRVVALDYVGHGRSDRAEELSRYSPEHAIRDILDACAALGVDRAAVVGTSFGGLMAMFLAVVRPALLRGVVLNDIGPRLETGGLGRVEDFIGSNPGFASEEEAVAWLKARMPGTPIPDERSWIRFARRTFKRGEDGRWWAHWDTRIVEAMRQNGNGSGNGQGGAGGGQDFGPVFEALADFPVMLVWGERSELLGARTVHRMRAAKPDLDLVVLGYAGHAPTLEEPEVVPRLDAFLDRIA
- a CDS encoding phosphatidylglycerophosphatase A family protein, whose product is MSVPPAAPAGAPPRSRFHAGPAQLVASLGGIGLLRPGPGSWGSAAVLPVAWAGPDACLALAALLTVAGMWSIWRLPEAVEDPPWIVIDEGAGQSLALAALPAGFGWGWLLAAFLAFRVLDVAKPWPVSWADRKAGPGWVMADDLIGGAMAALLLVLARSVW